gcagccccccgcacAACAAACTGATCATCgaggctggagcaggctgggcTGTGCCCGAATCCACCCCTGGAGGTTTGCCAGGCTGGGGGGATTCCTGCCAAGGCCTGGTGACCGGTCCCTCTGCCACCTCCACCCACAGgtccccctgtcccccaccCCTTTGGCCTCGCTGTCACCACCATCCCCTCCGTCCCACCTCCTccatcctctccttccttccatccaCTCCACCCGtctcctccatctccttcctccccttcatCCTCTCCATCTCCAGCATCCTCACCATCATTTCCATCCCCTTCATCCCcacctcctccatctcctccatccccatcccctccacTCCTTCATCTCCTCCATCCCCTCATCTCTTCATCTTCTCCATCCCCTGAGCCCCTCCACCCCCTGAACTCCTCCATCCCATCTGTCCCTTCATCCCCTAAACCCTGCCATCCCCTGAACCTCTCCAtccccctccatcccctcaTCTTCCCCATCCCCTGAACCCCTCCACCCCCTGAACCCCTCCACCCCCTGAACCCCTCCatccttccccccaccccagcttcCTTCTGCCCCGACCCCTCTGGGTGCCCGTTCTGGGGCTTGCAGCGCCTGCTCCAGCCGCTCGCCgcagctgtgctgcattttcccttcctctttgccTTGCTCGGCTCTGCTGTCATTTCCCCGGCGCCGCACCCGCATGCATTAAACATGCCCGTAAACAACGGCTCCGGCACATCTGGAGGAGACGGCCCCGCTAGCGCAGCCGGCTGTAGAGGGGATGCAGGAGAGACAACCGAGCTGCCGAGCACCCGATCGTAAAAAGAACGGGGTGgggggaataataataaaagcacgAGCCTCGTCAAATGTCAAAGAGACTGCTTTTATTTGCcgtcaaaataaagaaaatcggggaaaaagaaaagaaaaaaaaaaaaaaaaaaaaaaaaaaaacagaaccaacCAAGGCGAGCTCAAATGAAGGCAGAAGAGATCCATGCGCCGTGAACCGCGGGGAGAAaccaaagaaatgtaaaaaaaataaataaataaatcgttgaagaagaggaggaggaaggctccGTCCCCGAGAGAGGCgtagaaaaataaagagcaggaACGGGGCGAGCAGAGGAGTCCGGCGCGGGGGTCACAGCTCGCCCGACGTCTTTATGACGTGGAAGAGCGTGACGTTGTAGATGACCTGGTGGCCGTTGTTCCAGGTGTAGAGCACCCTCTCCCGCGGGTTGTAGTCCAGCATGGATATGTGGGAGTACTGGTTGTGGAAGGGAATATCCGTGTACTCGTAGCTGGAAGTGTTTGTGTAGTAGGCAAAGTAAATCTTGGCGCCGGCCAGGTGGGAGTTGGTGACGTAGAGCGTGCCGCAGATGATGAAGGACTCGCCGGCGCTGCGCTTGGGGTACCCCGTGTCCCAGCTGCGCAGCACCTCCAGCGTCTGCGGGTCCACGCGGCTCACCACGATGTTGCCGGCGTTCTGGTTGGTGGTGTAGACGGCCCAGAGCCCGCTCTCGTCCACCATGAAGTCGATGTCGGAGAAGCCCCCCCAGGAGTAGGGGAAGGTGTTGTTGTAGCCGGCGCCGGCCAGGCTGCGCTGCACCAGCACGCTGCGCGAGCGGAAATGGTACTTGACGGCCACGTTGCTCTGGTACTTGTTGTAGTAGAGGGACCCGTTGAAGACCACGTGGCCCGTGCCGGCCCAGGGGtgaggcaggaggtgctgcacGAAGTTCTGCCCCGTGACGAAGTCGTTCAGCGTCCGAAACTCCAGCACGCGCCGGCCCTTGTAGTAGCCGTCCATGTACCAGACCTGCAGCGGGAGAGGGTGAGGGGTGAGCGGCCCAAACGCCTGGCCTCGAGGTGATGGGGTGGGCTGTAGGATGTGTGTGGCCCCCCTGGACCTTGCACGGCCCCCCTGCACCTTGCACGGACCCCCAAGACCTTGCACGGACCCCACTGCACTTTGCACGGACCCTCTGCGCCTTGCATGGACCCCCCAGACCTTGCATGGACCCCCCAGACCTTGCACGCCTCCCCTGGACCTTGCACGGCCCCCCTGGACCTTGCATGGACCCCCCAGACCTTGCACGGACCCCCCTGGACCTTGCATGGCCCCCCCTGGACCTTGCACGGACCCCCCTGCACCTTGCACTGCCCCGTTCCCTGCTTTAGCACTTGGTGGTGATCCGTGGAGGCAGCACGTGTCCTGCAAGCAACGTTGCAGAGGGCTTGTGCCCTGAAGAGCGTGCAACGGGGGGCGTGCACCCCGGAGAGCATGCACCAGGGGGGGATGCATTCCAGAGAGCGGAGGCATGCAGGTGTACCCCAGGGAGCATGCACCTCAGAGAGCATGTGTGCACCCCAGAGAGCGTGCACCCACAGGTGTGCACCCCAGGGAGCGTGTATCCTGAGTGCACAGGCAGCGTGCACCCCAGGGAGCACGCACCGAGGTGTGTTGCACCCCAGGCAGCTTGCACCATGGGCGCACAGGCAGCGTGCCCCCCAAACTGTGTGCCGAAGTTCTGCAAAACTGCCGAGCCGACCCTGCCAAGCTGGGGGCTGACCACTGCGAACCCTCCCTCTGCTTGGGCTGGGAGGGTTTTTGGGGCCAGACACCCACAAAAGACCCGTGCTGGAGCCACGGGAAGCCCGGGCAGGGctgtccccactgtccccaggggtgtccccGGCACTCACCCGGCTGTCGGCGCTGGGCGTCATCGTGTCGGTCATCCACGACCCGAAGCGGGAGCCCGACGCGCGGATGGTGATGGGGTTGCTGACGCCTGTCAGCTTCCcgcagcctggggagggggacagggagcGGGGTtatggggagggggagagggggggggtAGAACGTGGGGACCGCAGCTTCCCCTGGTCCCCAGGGCATCCCGCAGCAGGCAGCGAGGAACCGGAGCTCCGCAGGGATACAGGGATGGGGCAGAAGGATGGGAAGCTGCCAAAAGGGGGAGCTGGATCAGGCCTGAACCAGGAAGGGCACACTGCTGTCACCGGGGCTGGGAgaacccccccaccccacccaaaATTCCCCCCTAGGAAACCAACCCCCCCCCAGCACGCGGGAGCATCCCGTGGGAGCGGCGAGCTCCGGGACGCCGCCGTACCCAGTTTCTGCATGCAGGCGTGCAGCCGCGCCTCCAGCATCAGCAcccgctgctgcagctcctcgtAGTCGTAGGCGCCCATCTCCTCCTGGATGGCCAGCAGGCTCCCGGAGAGGTTCCTCACCTCCTCCTTCAGGTGCACGATCAGCCGCGTGTCCGCCTTGTACTGATCCAGCAcgggcagcagcggcagcagctcCGTCATCTTGTCCTTGAGCTCCTGCTTAGGGGGAcgtaaaataataataagaagaagaagaatccCTTAAATTAAGGCTGTGCTTGCCCCGGGGTGTCCGTCCGTCGGGACGGCCCTCGCTTCACCCCAAAATTCGCCTGGTGATGCGGGTGGGTGGAAATTCACCGTCACTTCGCGCACGGGGTGGGATCGGAGCCACGCTGCGCGCAGCGAGGGATGCGGGAACGGGAGCAGCGTTTCCCCCCCTCCACCAGGTCCGGGATGTAAAAAAAACGGCTTATTTTAGCCCAAGGAGAAGGTTGAGGGCGCTTTGACCTCGGCCAGGCAATGACTTGATTTCCCTGtgccttttctccctccttgcCTGTCGTTTTAGGGCAGGATCGCATCCCGGACCGGGGGCCAACACCTCCTGCAGCAATTAAACCGGCGAGCTTTGCTGCAGCCCCGGTGTTTAATCAATGCCTCGTCCCTGCAACTGGCAGGGCCCCGAGCCTCCTCCGACCGGATTCAGTGCCAAGAAGCAGCCACTCCCGAGGCAGAAACACTCCTTAGCTGTCAGGATGAAGCTGAGAGGTTCCCAAAATAAACCCAAATAATCCCAAAATGGGATTTggcagggccgggggccggCAGCATCGGCGTGCGGGCTGCGTCTGTCGGCACCCGGCGCTCGCAGCTGCCCCTCGCCAGGTGGGAACCGGGCCTTCGCCGGGGAAGAGCCGCATCGT
Above is a genomic segment from Oxyura jamaicensis isolate SHBP4307 breed ruddy duck unplaced genomic scaffold, BPBGC_Ojam_1.0 oxyUn_random_OJ71501, whole genome shotgun sequence containing:
- the OLFM2 gene encoding noelin-2 → MTELLPLLPVLDQYKADTRLIVHLKEEVRNLSGSLLAIQEEMGAYDYEELQQRVLMLEARLHACMQKLGCGKLTGVSNPITIRASGSRFGSWMTDTMTPSADSRVWYMDGYYKGRRVLEFRTLNDFVTGQNFVQHLLPHPWAGTGHVVFNGSLYYNKYQSNVAVKYHFRSRSVLVQRSLAGAGYNNTFPYSWGGFSDIDFMVDESGLWAVYTTNQNAGNIVVSRVDPQTLEVLRSWDTGYPKRSAGESFIICGTLYVTNSHLAGAKIYFAYYTNTSSYEYTDIPFHNQYSHISMLDYNPRERVLYTWNNGHQVIYNVTLFHVIKTSGEL